The DNA sequence CCAAAACCTGGTTATAGCTGTTCAGAGTAAAATATCATTTGGTAATTTTCTGATTGGTATTCTTCCAGCTATGGTGGCAGGAGTTGTAGCAAATGCTACAATTCTTCTAATCATGTATTGGAAGTTATTGTCTGTTCATAAGGACGAAGAAGATTCAGGGGCAGAAGCTGTGGTAGAGGAGTATGATTCTCATCGGTTTTCTCCTGCCACTATGTCTCATTTTTCATCCTTGAATTCTCAAGAATGGAATTCTCATCTTGAAGCTATCAGTGTTCAGAACTCTCCTCAGCAGATTCTAAGAAACCGATCAATTGCAACTGCAAGTGAAATTAATGGGGTTTCTAGCAACACTTTTGATTCTGCAAGAATCTCAAGTTTACCAAGGGATGGAACAAATGGTGTGCCATCTCTAACAAAGGAGGAAACTAGCCCTACAAGTTCTGCAGCAACAGTAGATACTCTTATTCACCCTTCGGAAAGAAAAAACAGTTTTATCATAAGATGGAAGAGGGTACTGTGGAAATCTTGTGTTTACATCATCACAGTTGGAATGTTGGTTGCTTTACTTCTAGGTTTAAATATGTCATGGACTGCAATTACCGCGGCACTTGCCCTTATCGTTCTTGATTTCAAAGATGCTAGGCCATGTTTAGAAAAGGTTTAAACATGatctttctcttttcctctGTCTTCTCCTTGGAATGCTAAAAGTACTTGTGCTGTTCAAatattttacgtttttttcCCTTCTCTTGTAACAGGTTTCATATTCGCTTTTGATATTCTTTTGTGGAATGTTTATCACGGTAGATGGCCTCAACAAAACTGGGATTCCAAGTGCTTTGTGGGACATAATGGAGCCCTATTCTCACGTTGATCGGGCTAGTGGAGTTGCAATTCTTGCAGTTGTCATACTTGTCTTATCAAATTTGGCTTCAAATGTGCCGACAGGTAAGTGGACCTGGTTCTATTTTActgacaaaatttatattttttgttttctgtttgggaGAGGAGGTCTTCCAATGTCATGTAGATCTGTTAACATTGATTGTTAAGTCTTCATTCTCCATGTTCCTTGAATTGAAACTTAAAAAGTTCTTGATTGCTCACTGCCAAGAAAGTCACTGGAAGCACCGGTAAGGAGTGTAGATCACATAATTTCTGCATTCTGAAAAAGGGTGGAGAAACTAAGAAGGAAATGGAGGAAACTATTGAAAGGAATTTCATGTTTATAGCCAAACTGAATGATATTATGTGATTAATTAGTTTGCTTCACCCAGTAGGATTAGACTATTATTGTTGTTGGCTTGTTTGTTGTAGAATTGTGCTGTGAATTGAATGTGCACAACAGAACAACATCTCCATTAGAGTTTTGATTGTTCATCAGTTTACATCTTTGAAAAAATCTGATGGATTGTCAACGAAATTATCATTCCCTAAAATCGAGAGATTGTATCTTCAACAGTGGTAAACTCCTAATAAGAGCAAATAATTTTAGATAAGCGTGGAATTTAGTTTTCTATTTTGATAATGGgatttttattgtttgtttgtaagagacttctttttctctttaccACTGGAAATCTTTGTAAACACATCAGAAAGAACTATTATTTATGTCATGTATGTATCAATATGTCTTGATATCACATTACACTTTTACCTACTATGCTTGAGGGGGAACTTGGTCAAACACCAATGgtacatattttatctttatttgttCCTTGTTATATTCCTTTTGGCTTGATTTTGTCATTAGAACAAATAATATTCATGTGCACTAAACTTGTATCCATCATGGTGAAAGAATTTTGTTGTTATGATACATGACAATTAACTAAAGTTATCTGTTATGTGTGCTATTATCTAGTTCTGTTGCTTGGAGGACGTGTAGCAGCCTCAGCTGCTGCAATTTCGAAAGCAGATGAGAAGAAGGCATGGCTGATATTGGCTTGGGCCAGCACCATATCAGGGAATCTCTCACTGTTGGGATCAGCTGCTAACTTGATAGTGTGTGAACAGGCTATTCGTGCTCCAAACCTACCATACACGTTAACCTTCTGGAGTCACTTCAAATTTGGCATTCCTTCCACGATCATAGTCACAGCTATAGGTTTGACATTCATAAGATGATAATGGCATTCATGGAAAAAGGGCCTTGTAAGTTGAAGATGTTCAAACAAAACGAAAGAATGAAAAAACAGGGTTCTTGTCAATGTGTTTTAACTTATGTATACATTATCAAGAAAATGGATGTTGATGCTTTGTTATCGATAGtttatgcaaaataaaatatgtgcaGATAGTTGCCATATGATGCTTTGGAATTTAGTAAGAGAaggaaaaacaaatttgaattttgctTGTTCTgcttttatcattattattatttctgaAACATGTTTATAGGGAAAATTATGCAAATTATGGATGCTTATTCTGATTTGCATATTCAGTATGGGATGCAGAAGTAATGAAATCTGATTGCATATTATTGCATGGTGCTTCTGTCCTTTGGATTCAGAAATGGCTCATGTATGCCGCACTGAAGATATTGAGATTCCTAGGCATGTTAAGCATGTTTTGAATATCAAATCATAGTAGcagtaaaagataaataaaatgaagttaCCAGGACATTCATACAACTTATTGTTGGTTCATAATGTTGGGTGGATTGAAGTCAAGgcttttataacaaattattctAAATGTTTTTGTGATGACGTGCATATACTGTATCATTGATTCAGAAAATGGATGTTACTAACTAGAGGTATCAACACTGATGTCAGcaaattttccattttattaaagaaGCTTGATTACGAGGAAACGCATTCGGGGTTAGAAAATATAATCGACTATCTAAGTTCAAACGATGTTATATCTTTCAccgataaataatttttcttttttaaactcATTGACGATGTTAAAATCGATTtattacaacaaaaaatatgacaGGCGTGCTGCTGAGGGCGGGATACAGGACAAAGAAAAACGAAAAATTGGCATGTTTGGGAACTCTACCAAAGCCATTTTTGAcgtgatttttttctttttctgttggATGTTTTCGAATCTGTATCTCGAATCTTTTCCAAACACATTGGGAACTCTACCAAAACCATATTATTTGCAATACATTAAAGAAAGCCCTTGCAAAGCTACcctttaaaattttgtttatgtgATCCCTCCCCCTATCAACCAGAATGGATCATCATTCACTTAAAATCCAAGCTGGAGTAGCTGTGATCGCTAAACAATTGATTGGAAAAATGcagaataattttaaatactgATTCACTAATTTCCAGGTTCATTACATCTTCATCAACTTAATCTGGTAtgaatttaaaacttaaaacaatCCCATTAAAATCCAAGCCTATCTAAACCACCGCCcccaaggaaaaaaaaactcatcCCAGATTTCATATTTTGAAAGCAAACAACAATAAGCTGACATTTAGCCTTCAACTTAATTCATTAAATCATAGTCATCCAATTTGTCATTGTACTGAAGCACCTTTCTCTTTATTTTGGATGAATCCACCCATGTAATGAAGTCTTCCATGTTCCTAGTTACAAGGAAAGCCGGGTCTGTCACCGTCTCTGGACCAACCCTTATATGCCCTTGCTCAATGTACGTGACAGCTTCTTTCAAGTGTTCAGCAAATTTTAATCGCACCAGAACAGTTGAGAGCCTACGTCTGCACAATGGACAATATCATTAAGTTTAAGAACATACGAGGATAATATAATGCCCATAAGAAGAAAAGTTAGTATCTTTAGAAGAAAACAAGTAATAATGCACGCAGTAACTTCCCTAAGATTATCTTGAAATTGATCCTAGTCATCaggtaataattatttattaaactgCATTTGCAAGTTATAATTGTTATCTCTTCCTCTTGATATGTTTACCTTTGGACCGTCTAATGAGCCAAGTGCATAcgaataaaattaatcaatcaattttcattttaaaaaataatcagcAGAGTATTATTTTTACCTACAGAAGGATGACACAGTTAAGCGTTCACATAGTGTGATGCTTTGCCTGGTTGGAATCACGCCCATGTTGTAGCTGTCaccaaaaaggagaaaaagatgaggaagaaaataatagttcataattatatcaattactTTTCTCCTTTGTTTCAGGCTAATAccaagaataaataaaatgtgtttCCTAAATCAATACAATATTTCTATTGAAACTGTAAGGCTAACTTGTGCTTCTTGAAATGGAGTTGCatctattcaaatattttacacCAACTCGAAAGTTTTAGAGCAAAGGCATCACAACAAACCAAAACAATAACTCCAAATAGTTCaccaattttaattatattttgatagaaACTAATGTCTATGTGGACTAGGAAGGACCCGTTTGATGGGCCGCAGGAAGTTATTATTAGGAGTATAACAGCATGTAATGTCAATAACTTATCGTGTACAAGGTTTTCAGAATTAGTCCTTCACTGCACGATGGCAGATATGTATTACAATTACATCTGATAGAAGGTATGCAATAACGCAAATATTTTTGTCTCTGGGACAGCAAGTACATGGCAGCGATATATGACTTCCGTGttcagtaatatattttatcaatatacaAATCGATGTTGTATCATATGTTCACATGATATGAGAGTGAAGAAAAATGAACTTACAGTTTTTCCAAAAGCTTGTCAGTCATGTCAACCCTAAAAGGATCCTTTGCGTCCATCTGTTTCACTATGTTAACTAACTTCTGAACCATATGGCATAAACCTGAATATCTATCCATATTTGCATCATCCCAGAGTCAAAAAACATAAGATGGGTCAACTAAAAGCTAATCTAAAGCAAAGAAAATTACACAGCTTCAGAAAATACGAAGATAGTGAATTATGGATAATACTTTTTGTAATCGTCCCGTCCAGTAATGTGGTAGCGTTGCATAACCAAGTTCTCTCTGTGACCACCTTCTCTCTTCCATTCCAAAAAATTTACCTTCTTCAAAAGCTTCTTTTCATGGAACTTTAGCTTCCTCATTCTTTTTCACTGTCATCAGGAAACAAAACTAAATAGTCActtcattaaaaaatagaagaactgtTCAATTTATGAATCGGCTATTTAACAGCAGCATAAATTGTTGTAACAAGTTCCAAACTTTCGTTCAACCAGCCACTAGTTTATTAGATAAATAGATAGAGCCAGAGAAATAGAGAGAGACTTATGTCCACATCTTAACCAGCCACTGGTGAGAAATTAGCTAGACTAGAGATATGTGGAAGACCCAAAATTAAGAGCCGATAAGCTctaatatcatataataattattcctataatttaattatcatcagatttaattattattttgtatcaCTATTGATGATAGACAcggaaagtgaaaaaaatatatataagagaaGTGTCAAGGCACAAGCTGTTGCTACTTCATAGGTGCTGGAggaaaaataaatcattaatataTAACCAGGATTCAAGCTTTTGTCAGATTCAAGTATAGCAACTCTCATGCGTCGGCAACCAAGAGAAGCAGGTGATGCACACATTGTTTTTGCTGTCCATTTCTTctcttattagtattataatttttgttgaattattAGACCATATCCAAGTGCTACAAAttacacaataacatacaatAAAGGGGAAAATAGAACTCATTGGTAAAACTAGTAGTATTCTGATTCACATACTTGCAAAAAAGTCAATACCATTAATTTCTCAGTATTTGCTCCTCCACATCTCACTTAATAAAACCCTATTCAACTCCTAATATTCTTTCCTTGAGCAACCAAATTACTTTTGAGTCTTTACTTCTATCAAAATCCTCAAGAGGCTGCTTTTACAAATCTATTCACAAGTctaattcttcaaaaaaatctTGGAAGAATAAAAATTCCACTCGGTGTGACCCAATCATAATTTACAaaaacattaagataacaaCTTGTATTAACAAGAAATCAGTCACTTGTAGAAATCAATCATCAGAATAAGCTTCAAAGCATACTTGCAATATGGGTTttaccaaaaacaaaaatatatcaaaaaagtGTGAGTGTTAAGAAATATGGGTTTTACCAAAAAAGAGGGGGTTGAGAAGAGAAGTGTTGTATGGCAAATGGTTCTCACCCAGTTGAAAGTGACAGAAGGATAACCAATGAACAATTGGTGGACAGCACCTCAGAAACGGGATTTCCAAAGTAAAGGGATTGAAAGAGAGGTGAAACCAATGAACTTGATGCTGTTAATTTCTTTGTCAGTACAGTACATTGAAtggcaaaaattaaaagataaggtgaaaaaagaagaagatgatggtgtCGGCGATGAAGTACCTTGTTCGGATGTTCCTGGCGGTGTCGTCGCCGATGAAGATGGTGATGAGCACTCTGCACTGGGCGtgtgagagaaagagaagaaagaatggcACGGACGCGGGAGCTCCTGATTAgggttgaaaataaaataacttaatgGCGGTATGCGGGCTGGCCGCCCCGACCCGTCCTTGACccgaaaataaaaattatatatatatatatatatatatatatatatataatattttaaataaaatacttaattataattttaggtcagttttacaaaattgacaattttttgttcttaatttttaattttaatcttttaaaattctttagTTGCAGTTGTTGCCTCTAAATTAAGAATGTCAATGGTGCGGATAAATATGGATAGTGGTTTTTTcgcattttaaatatttgttctaTAATCGTATTCCATATGGTactcgtatatatatatattttttttatatctatggATATTTATGGGTTTGcgaatatttacaaaataataatttaatatttaacgacatattttaaacatgaattcaaataaaaatacaatgtatAACATTCACAAATTTATAAGAAAgtgtaaataattcatttaaatagtgttgagtgataatttacaaagaaaatatatttttaaaacgaATTAATAGAAAACAACTCATTCAAACTtgatgtgttaatgttttaatcatatcttttttaatttaaattaaagtatagcgGGTATGAGTATATACGGGTATAAATACTATGATATATATACTTGTTATGTTAATAtacgggtataaaaaatacttgtatccGTTACCTGCGAATATCCGTTTATAATATTCATTCCCTACCGGACGAGTTTTATCCACATATATTCGCTGTGACAGATCTTCGACCAATATTTTGGAGGTGtcaaaatttttgttaaattatccTCTTGGTATATTTTTTGGTCAAAAATGACAAGTTGGTTCTCTAATTTTTTCTAGTCTTAATTTAGTCTCGACTTcttaaaaattgatacaatttgaaCATTTTCATATCAAATTTCTTGAAGTGGAacaatgattttttatcaaaattgatattaggattatgtcaattacacgAATAAAGGAAACCATCTTTATTCATAATTTCAATCCTAATGAAAAAACCTTGATCCGgttcaaaattttaacaaaaaaattgtatcattttttaaaagattgagaccatattgaaactaaaaaaattggaggaccaatttatatttttgaacaaaaataagaaccaaaAGCGTAATCccataatttgtatataaactagtaaaaatatcgtatttacttttttatgataataaaaaataataaaataataaaaattattataattataaaaataaataaaaataatttttataattttattataattaatttttatttataataattaaattttaaaaaattaatcaaataaaaagatatataaattaaataaatgattacttaaagaataatattaataaataattaattttatttaaaatatatttaaaaagtaaaattaaaaaatagatatagaaaaaataattctttatatatatatatattaaatattaaatacataacatatattgaaaacattaaattcttaaaaaatttatttaaaattatatattaatatataaatataaaagaaactgGGGCCATGACCCCTTAATCATTACTAAGTACAGTCACTGAATACCGGTAAATATCggtaaatattaatttttttgacatctaCCGGATTGTTTGTTACGTTATTATGACAAACATTCTATTACATACTACTCTAAATGTTGTATAAAATATTCGGCTGAAAATAGTTATTTTCTGATACTTACTAAAAGGaaacattattaaatttatattaaaatatgaaaaatacaactgtaaaatagttatattttattaatttttataatatttataactttCATTAAGTAACTAATACTTAAAGTcaatacttattttataaattcttaaaaaaaaaaaaatgtttgtaagCCTAAAAATGATAAAggcgcatatatatatatatatatatatatatatatatatatatatatatatatataaattgtgcATCTattatataatacaatatacttaaattaaaaaGGACAAAATAATACACTTACAAAACagtatataatttctttttacctATAAAACACTtatactcatattttttttagattaaaaagtttaacaaccacaaaacttattaattaacaataatttaatatagttttgaaattaaaaattgtgataatttagtgacattttaatatatttttaaattataaagtaaacaaaaatatgaataattaaaagttaatatattcaaaatgtataaaaaatattagagacAATATtgcaaattttgtaaaatatataacagAAATATGATTaaggttaaataaaataattgtacaaCATcgataattgaattaaaattattggtTTTATGACTCTATCTTCCTTGATTTCGTGGACTGTAGTTCTCGTGGCACtctcgatttttttttttctttctgttttttttttaaacttggtGATTTGTATTAAATGATGTGCTTATATGGTTGGAAAGATAATTTTATGTGGATTTCAAAATAACCAATATTCTGAACCATAAAACCTTAAAAGACAAATAATGTCTCGTGTTGaactctttttttatttctaaatttaaaatatttggctgattttatatttattcgaacattaaaaataagtcttcatattttgattgattttaattgaattcttattgttaaaaatgtaatgtaatttgatattttttcttgatattatgtattatgtgttagttaatgatttttttatttaatttaaaaaataattgtcacGTTTTATTACATAATAGAAACAATTTGATATAACAATGACCACTGTAACACCGAGTACCACGTGAAACAATAACAATTATTACAGTTTTatatgaaacataatattattttatatttaatacataattttacattttttagcacataaaaataaataaataaaggaaaaaatatataatacttcATAATTAAACAACATaacttcaataaatataaaatttttaacttattctAAATATTTACGTCACATTACACGTTATtcctttcaataaaaaaaatgaaaaatattcatttttttttaagttgataGTGACATTTCCCCCTGttgtatttttcattaataattgtcttgcactttttttttctattttataattttcttctcatttgtcttttatttacttattcaAATTGAGCATAGAGCCCTATCAAACAATAGGGTGttcaaatagaaaattatttcgAAGTTTCGAATACTATTGTGGTGTGCACTGAAGTAtctttttcattcaataaataaacattatcttttaagtgaaaaaaataaataaaaaatactaaagtaAACTTTATCTATTCTAATACCTTTCCCTTCATATGCATAACTACGACTTAGATCTTGATCGATATATTTAAGAGGCTTAACCATTTACCATTTGTAATTTTATACTCACATATGTTTAATCTTACGTTTAAAGATCATCATTATTCTAAAATTCTTATCACTATCACTCTTCTCTTTTAAGccaaaactttataattttttatacaaaggtGCCAACTAAAATCATAAAAGCATGATTTTTTTGGCTTTAAATATTAGCAACGTGCCAACTTTCCCACATTAAATGACTTTTTCTTCCTAAAGACTACATTCCATAATTTGATTCCTCTCACGAATAATTACCCAACCAAATTCATTGTATTTTGTACAAATATAATAAACCATAAGTTATCATGTACGTTAATTTTGCacaattaaacaataataaaaattaaattcaacacttcatgatattttctttagttaaaGTATTTGCAATACATGGATTTAACCAAAcacttaaaaaagaattcaattcAGACTCTTAACCATATGTCTCAATTCGAtgtatattttacatttaagaTTGAATCATCAAGAATAGAGTTATAATTACAATTAACCTTGTGTTTTCTAGAAAATAGAATGAAGTATTAAAAATAGTTCTTGTCTTTCTATCTTTGTTGTATCATCTAAGCTGTgattttatttacattattataatGTCCAAGTTAAATGTATACATTTATATATCCTTAGTTAAAACGTAtcttgtattaattattttttcatgaaaTACCATTAATAAAGTTTctctttaatttctataatcAGAAACATTAGTTTTTAATACTTGACGAAAGGTAGTATgatttatttagaaactttgtaCTATGGATCCAATTTCAAACATGATTTAGATTTTTTCCTTCTGCAAGAAAGTGAGAGCACCATAATTAATCAATGTTATTTACAAAaagtaatttaagaaaaaaacattaatataggataaattaactattaatttaCGAAATAACTTTATTAATGGTATTTCatgaaagaataattaatacaaGATACGTTTTAATTAAGGATGAAgttatggttttgttttttgtaatgttgatgacgtatataattgaattttattataagaaatggtttcagaaaaaaaaaatcaataaaggTGAAGGAAATGcttttaactatttttcaatCCCGATGAAGTAGATAATTAGATTTTATAATAAtctaaaatagttaaaaaaaattaatatgtagaataaaattcattactttttaattttagtgaattGGGTGCTTGAATGAATAGTG is a window from the Vigna unguiculata cultivar IT97K-499-35 chromosome 7, ASM411807v1, whole genome shotgun sequence genome containing:
- the LOC114191550 gene encoding silicon efflux transporter LSI2-like — protein: MALAPVSKVVFGLIAFAIFWVLAVFPAVPFLPIGRTAGSLLGAMLMVLFQVITPDEAYATIDLPILGLLFGTMVVSVYLERADMFKYIGKLLAWKSRGAKDLLCRICVISAVSSALFTNDTSCVVLTEFILKIARQHNLPPTPFLLALASSANIGSSATPIGNPQNLVIAVQSKISFGNFLIGILPAMVAGVVANATILLIMYWKLLSVHKDEEDSGAEAVVEEYDSHRFSPATMSHFSSLNSQEWNSHLEAISVQNSPQQILRNRSIATASEINGVSSNTFDSARISSLPRDGTNGVPSLTKEETSPTSSAATVDTLIHPSERKNSFIIRWKRVLWKSCVYIITVGMLVALLLGLNMSWTAITAALALIVLDFKDARPCLEKVSYSLLIFFCGMFITVDGLNKTGIPSALWDIMEPYSHVDRASGVAILAVVILVLSNLASNVPTVLLLGGRVAASAAAISKADEKKAWLILAWASTISGNLSLLGSAANLIVCEQAIRAPNLPYTLTFWSHFKFGIPSTIIVTAIGLTFIR
- the LOC114189584 gene encoding U3 small nucleolar ribonucleoprotein protein IMP3; this encodes MRKLKFHEKKLLKKVNFLEWKREGGHRENLVMQRYHITGRDDYKKYSGLCHMVQKLVNIVKQMDAKDPFRVDMTDKLLEKLYNMGVIPTRQSITLCERLTVSSFCRRRLSTVLVRLKFAEHLKEAVTYIEQGHIRVGPETVTDPAFLVTRNMEDFITWVDSSKIKRKVLQYNDKLDDYDLMN